The Lycium ferocissimum isolate CSIRO_LF1 chromosome 1, AGI_CSIRO_Lferr_CH_V1, whole genome shotgun sequence genome includes a region encoding these proteins:
- the LOC132047176 gene encoding uncharacterized protein LOC132047176 isoform X1, whose protein sequence is MFIVEDGEKISTSETNNVCMTPKETDGFQLRPVALLESGEGLPYAPVDWPNPGDIWTWKVGRRVKASGNFQDRYLIAPTRLQENPRKKMWFLSKLSLQTYIKTNFPEADINAFFSSFVWEVPADFNAFFTSPEGKAEPKPISQSPSPGKARKTGQSSNSGKARKTGEGGGTSSRKRKSNVKQQGRYLWKKVQPNISNTDVLVIKEETVENNEAFESPPVSDDNATITPLACQQVTPEDFDNYISSLDDILLLPLQRSPSIISGSRGEKEMTDSRKKLVNVLRIGFPALFTSDKLTEVTTLSLELQNEPDLSDRELSMLKLIQEIPLASNDFLEAKRVVKEADKFFAGLEAKLTRVTTLRDEYNASKQEIALLEVEDISTSSAIQEIDEKIAVLQSRRAALAKVADRTNKKMAEAKSKQRKVMGHLPKIVDEIQVANSQSSEWKLKKQKSAEKEVEILTKFAPLRGFSI, encoded by the exons ATGTTCATAGTGGAAGATGGCGAGAAGATTAGCACATCTGAGACAAACAATGTCTGCATGACTCCAAAAGAAACAGATGGTTTTCAACTAAGGCCTGTTGCATTATTGGAGTCAGGAGAAGGGTTACCTTATGCTCCTGTAGATTGGCCAAATCCAGGTGATATTTGGACTTGGAAAGTCGGAAGAAGAGTCAAAGCCTCAGGAAACTTTCAAGATAGGtacttaattgctccaacaaggcttcaagaaaacccaagaaaGAAAATGTGGTTTTTGAGTAAGCTATCTCTTCAAACCTATATCAAAACAAACTTCCCTGAAGCTGATATCAATGCTTTTTTCTCATCATTCGTTTGGGAAGTTCCAGCTGATTTCAATGCTTTTTTCACGTCACCCGAGGGCAAAG CTGAACCTAAGCCCATTTCTCAATCACCTAGTCCTGGAAAGGCCCGTAAAACTGGTCAATCATCTAATTCTGGAAAGGCTCGTAAAACTGGTGAAGGAGGAGGAACTTCTTCACGGAAAAGGAAGTCCAATGTGAAGCAGCAAGGACGGTATTTATGGAAGAAAGTTCAGCCTAACATCTCTAATACCGATGTACTCGTAATTAAGGAAGAAACCGTAGAAAACAATGAAGCGTTCGAGAGTCCTCCTGTGTCTGATGACAATGCAACCATCACTCCTCTAGCCTGCCAGCAAGTAACTCCAGAGGATTTCGATAACTATATTAGTTCACTTGATGACATTCTGCTTTTGCCTCTTCAGAGAAGTCCGAGTATTATCTCTGGCTCTCGGGGAGAAAAAGAAATGACTGATTCTCGAAAGAAACTTGTTAATGTCCTACGTATTGGTTTTCCTGCCTTATTTACCTCTGACAAACTTACTGAAGTTACGACCTTGTCTTTGGAGCTTCAGAATGAACCTGACCTCAGTGATAGAGAGCTTTCAATGCTGAAGCTAATCCAAGAAATTCCACTGGCCAGCAATGATTTTCTAGAAGCTAAGCGAGTAGTTAAGGAAGCTGACAAATTCTTTGCTGGCCTCGAGGCTAAATTGACTCGTGTTACTACGCTAAGGGATGAATACAATGCCTCAAAGCAAGAAATAGCTCTACTTGAGGTTGAAGATATCTCTACTTCCTCAGCTATACAGGAAATTGATGAAAAGATTGCCGTCTTGCAATCACGTCGAGCTGCATTAGCCAAGGTTGCTGACAGAACTAACAAGAAGATGGCTGAAGCAAAATCAAAGCAAAGAAAGGTCATGGGCCATCTTCCAAAGATAGTTGATGAAATTCAGGTGGCTAACTCCCAAAGCTCAGAATGGAAGCTCAAGAAACAGAAATCGGCAGAGAAGGAAGTTGAGATATTGACCAAATTTGCTCCACTCAGGGGGTTCTCCATCTAA
- the LOC132047176 gene encoding uncharacterized protein LOC132047176 isoform X2 codes for MEDGEKISTSETNNVCMTPKETDGFQLRPVALLESGEGLPYAPVDWPNPGDIWTWKVGRRVKASGNFQDRYLIAPTRLQENPRKKMWFLSKLSLQTYIKTNFPEADINAFFSSFVWEVPADFNAFFTSPEGKAEPKPISQSPSPGKARKTGQSSNSGKARKTGEGGGTSSRKRKSNVKQQGRYLWKKVQPNISNTDVLVIKEETVENNEAFESPPVSDDNATITPLACQQVTPEDFDNYISSLDDILLLPLQRSPSIISGSRGEKEMTDSRKKLVNVLRIGFPALFTSDKLTEVTTLSLELQNEPDLSDRELSMLKLIQEIPLASNDFLEAKRVVKEADKFFAGLEAKLTRVTTLRDEYNASKQEIALLEVEDISTSSAIQEIDEKIAVLQSRRAALAKVADRTNKKMAEAKSKQRKVMGHLPKIVDEIQVANSQSSEWKLKKQKSAEKEVEILTKFAPLRGFSI; via the exons A TGGAAGATGGCGAGAAGATTAGCACATCTGAGACAAACAATGTCTGCATGACTCCAAAAGAAACAGATGGTTTTCAACTAAGGCCTGTTGCATTATTGGAGTCAGGAGAAGGGTTACCTTATGCTCCTGTAGATTGGCCAAATCCAGGTGATATTTGGACTTGGAAAGTCGGAAGAAGAGTCAAAGCCTCAGGAAACTTTCAAGATAGGtacttaattgctccaacaaggcttcaagaaaacccaagaaaGAAAATGTGGTTTTTGAGTAAGCTATCTCTTCAAACCTATATCAAAACAAACTTCCCTGAAGCTGATATCAATGCTTTTTTCTCATCATTCGTTTGGGAAGTTCCAGCTGATTTCAATGCTTTTTTCACGTCACCCGAGGGCAAAG CTGAACCTAAGCCCATTTCTCAATCACCTAGTCCTGGAAAGGCCCGTAAAACTGGTCAATCATCTAATTCTGGAAAGGCTCGTAAAACTGGTGAAGGAGGAGGAACTTCTTCACGGAAAAGGAAGTCCAATGTGAAGCAGCAAGGACGGTATTTATGGAAGAAAGTTCAGCCTAACATCTCTAATACCGATGTACTCGTAATTAAGGAAGAAACCGTAGAAAACAATGAAGCGTTCGAGAGTCCTCCTGTGTCTGATGACAATGCAACCATCACTCCTCTAGCCTGCCAGCAAGTAACTCCAGAGGATTTCGATAACTATATTAGTTCACTTGATGACATTCTGCTTTTGCCTCTTCAGAGAAGTCCGAGTATTATCTCTGGCTCTCGGGGAGAAAAAGAAATGACTGATTCTCGAAAGAAACTTGTTAATGTCCTACGTATTGGTTTTCCTGCCTTATTTACCTCTGACAAACTTACTGAAGTTACGACCTTGTCTTTGGAGCTTCAGAATGAACCTGACCTCAGTGATAGAGAGCTTTCAATGCTGAAGCTAATCCAAGAAATTCCACTGGCCAGCAATGATTTTCTAGAAGCTAAGCGAGTAGTTAAGGAAGCTGACAAATTCTTTGCTGGCCTCGAGGCTAAATTGACTCGTGTTACTACGCTAAGGGATGAATACAATGCCTCAAAGCAAGAAATAGCTCTACTTGAGGTTGAAGATATCTCTACTTCCTCAGCTATACAGGAAATTGATGAAAAGATTGCCGTCTTGCAATCACGTCGAGCTGCATTAGCCAAGGTTGCTGACAGAACTAACAAGAAGATGGCTGAAGCAAAATCAAAGCAAAGAAAGGTCATGGGCCATCTTCCAAAGATAGTTGATGAAATTCAGGTGGCTAACTCCCAAAGCTCAGAATGGAAGCTCAAGAAACAGAAATCGGCAGAGAAGGAAGTTGAGATATTGACCAAATTTGCTCCACTCAGGGGGTTCTCCATCTAA